The DNA sequence GAAAATTATACCTACACGCTCTGGAGAATGAGTCCCTGTGTGAAGTCAGGACAGCTCTCCTGCATTCATTGTCATACATCAAGTGGAAGATACAGGTTTAAAGCTGAAGAAAAAGCCAATCAGGCATGTATGCCCTGCCATAAAAAAAACGTAGAGAATTCTTCTGCACATACTCACCACAAAATAGACAGTCCTGGAAACAAATGCATTTCCTGTCATATGCCAATGACTGGATTTGCACGGATGCGGCGTAGTGACCACTCTATCTTACCACCTGTGCCTGCAGCAACCATTGCATTCAAATCTCCCAATGCCTGTAATATCTGCCATACAGATTTTGATGCTGCCTGGGCTGACAAAAAAGTTCGCGAATGGCGTAAGCGTGACTATCAAGCGCCTTTGCTTCACCGTGCCAGTCTTATTGAAGCTGCCCGTAAAAGGGACTGGTCGGAACTGCCTGAGATGCTGAAATATTTAACAAGTAAGGAGCCTGACGAGATTTATGCCACCTCTTTGATCCGTCTCCTTGCATTCTGTAACGACAACAGTAAATGGCCTGTATTTCGCCGTCTTTTAAAAGAAGGACAATCACCACTCGTCCGTTCGGCTGCAGCCACTGCACTGACCACAAACCTTAACCGCGAGACAATTAATGTCCTTCTTGCGGCAACAACTGATGACTATAGGCTCGTTCGTATACGGGCTGTAGCTTCTCTTTCTACCTATTCTGTAAAACTCCTTGGCCCGAAGGATAAGAAAAGGCTGGAAGCTGCATCAGGTGAACTCTTTACATCTCTAACAATCCGTCCTGATGACTGGGCTTCTCACTACAACATGGGGAACTATTTGTTTGAGCGAGGTGAACCCAATAAGGCACTTAGCTCCTATAACACAGCCTCAAAACTCCAACCTGACAGTATCCTACCCCTTGTAAATATTTCACTTGTATATTCCTATCTCGGACAGACAGATATGGCTGAAAAATTATTGAAGCAGGCATTAAAACTTGATCCGACCAACGCTGCTGCAAATTTCAATCTGGGGTTGCTCATGGCAGAACGGGGTGAAGTAATTCAGGCAGAGAAGTACCTCAGGACAGCTTTGAAGACCGATCCTGACTTTGCCGAAGCCGCCTTTAATTTAAGTGTTTTGATAAGCCGTGACAGACTCAAGGAAGCTATCTCCTTGTCCCGCAAGGCAAGTAAGCTCCGCCCTGACCAGCCAAAATACGCATATACCTATGCCTTTTATTTGAATCAAAGTGAAAACGTTAAAGGAGCTTCTCAGGAATTACAGCAGTTGATCAGGAGGCATCCGGTATATATCGACGCCCACATGTTACTGGGTATGATCTATGAAAAACAGGGGAAACTGAATGACGCAAGGGCGCTCTACCTGAAGGCGCTTGAGAACAAGGGGTTATCAAAGAGCGATCAATTCCGTCTCAATGAAAGGCTCCGCGCCATCAACTCTCTCAAGTAGTTGAAGTTTTCAATGTATAATAATCTTAGAAATACATGTTCTCATTGAGAATCTAATTTCTTAACCTTCCATTTACAATTATTAACCATCTGACGTCAGCGGGTGCATGGGGATATTTGTACACTACTGCCTCAAGAATATAAAAAGTTATCTGTAAATGTTCCGTGCTCTATTTTGAAGGATGCCATTTGTGAAAGGCTTTGGCGATAGTCTTCTTACACAGTTAATGTTATTCTGTACTCTACCCGTTAAGGGTTATGTGTTTCGGCTTGTGTTGACTTTTCTAATTTAATACTATAAGTTTTACTAACTATAATCCAGAGTATAAAGTGATGGGGGGTAAAAGATGTCGAGTTTAAATAAAGCAATCATTATTGGAAGGCTCGGAGCAGACCCGGAGTTGAGGTATACTGCTGATGGAGTGGCTGTTGCCACTTTTAATGTTGCTACAACAGAAAAAAGGAAAGATAAAAACGGCGTCAAGCAAGACAAAACAGAATGGCACAGGGTAGTGGCATGGAGAAGGCTTGGAGAAATCGCAGGAGAGTACCTGAAAAAAGGCAGGCTTGTTTACATTGAAGGGAGAATCCAGTCCCGTGAGTTTGAAGGTAGAGATGGTGTGAAAAGGAGAAGCTTTGAAATTGTCGCAACGGATATGAAGATGCTTGGAGCTGGCGCACCACAAATGGGAAGGGATGAGGGGAAAGCCCAGGGAGCCAAACAGGGGGAGATTGAGGATGATTTTGTACCGGAAACCGAGGAAGAAGACGATGTACCGCTTTAAATATGGCTCATAGCTCGTAGCTCATGGCTGATAGAATATAGCTCATAGTTCATAGGAGAAGAAACTCTACGCCATTCTCACCGGATAAATCTAAATAAAAGAAAAAAATCCTAACCGACTTTTTTATTTTTCCTTCTCAAAGCTCTTTACATCAATAAACGGCACAGCGACGGATGTTGCCTTAGGAAGATGGCCATCCCATTTTTCTACGGCTTTCATTGATGCCTCAATCTGTCTCAACTTTACAAGTTCGATAGTTATATTTGCTTTCTGCAGTCTTAATGCCTCAGCTTCTGCTTTCGCCTGGGTTATCTTTTGCTCTGCCTCGATCTTAATCCGCTCGAGGTCGCGCTGTGCTTTTAAGGCAAACTGCTCTGCAGTCTGTTTCGATTCGATTGCCTGGGTAAACTGCGGGGAGAATTTGAAATTTACTATAGAGAAATCATCAATAACAATATTATATCCCACGAGCCTTTACCTCAGGAGTTCCTTAATTTCAGTCCTTACCTTTTCCCTCTGTGTTATAAGCTCCACCGCA is a window from the Pseudomonadota bacterium genome containing:
- a CDS encoding tetratricopeptide repeat protein, translated to EEHNRVCREAPKGQIPKDLKIISTKNFTPEQHNSTCAPCHAKMVPLTTTFKPGDRYFDHFDLGTLEDRDFYPDGRDMGENYTYTLWRMSPCVKSGQLSCIHCHTSSGRYRFKAEEKANQACMPCHKKNVENSSAHTHHKIDSPGNKCISCHMPMTGFARMRRSDHSILPPVPAATIAFKSPNACNICHTDFDAAWADKKVREWRKRDYQAPLLHRASLIEAARKRDWSELPEMLKYLTSKEPDEIYATSLIRLLAFCNDNSKWPVFRRLLKEGQSPLVRSAAATALTTNLNRETINVLLAATTDDYRLVRIRAVASLSTYSVKLLGPKDKKRLEAASGELFTSLTIRPDDWASHYNMGNYLFERGEPNKALSSYNTASKLQPDSILPLVNISLVYSYLGQTDMAEKLLKQALKLDPTNAAANFNLGLLMAERGEVIQAEKYLRTALKTDPDFAEAAFNLSVLISRDRLKEAISLSRKASKLRPDQPKYAYTYAFYLNQSENVKGASQELQQLIRRHPVYIDAHMLLGMIYEKQGKLNDARALYLKALENKGLSKSDQFRLNERLRAINSLK
- the ssb gene encoding single-stranded DNA-binding protein, whose translation is MSSLNKAIIIGRLGADPELRYTADGVAVATFNVATTEKRKDKNGVKQDKTEWHRVVAWRRLGEIAGEYLKKGRLVYIEGRIQSREFEGRDGVKRRSFEIVATDMKMLGAGAPQMGRDEGKAQGAKQGEIEDDFVPETEEEDDVPL